In the genome of Massilia sp. PAMC28688, one region contains:
- a CDS encoding alpha/beta hydrolase, translating to MHCAGTGPATLVFIHGFGCDYTMWRFLVPHFEQRFRVVLYDLTGCGGSDLAAYDFDKYATLHGHVSDLLEVVERYAKGDVVLVGHSVGSTIAMLAAVAQPERFAGQVMVSPSPCFMNDGDYVGGFNPEDIDGLLALMNRHLGEFTAKVAPLIMGAPGQPALQAELASRFDRNHPDIMRHLGRVVFTADHRQDVARCRIPTLILQCTDDMIAPIEVGQYLNAHLPDSTLQIIPNVGHCPHMSVPGPSGDVLNDFLLSLTVRGVLPAAA from the coding sequence GTGCATTGTGCGGGGACCGGTCCCGCGACCCTGGTGTTCATCCACGGTTTCGGCTGCGACTACACCATGTGGCGCTTCCTGGTTCCGCACTTCGAGCAGCGCTTCCGGGTTGTGCTGTACGATCTGACCGGCTGCGGCGGATCCGACCTGGCCGCTTACGACTTCGACAAGTACGCAACCTTGCACGGCCACGTCTCCGATCTCCTCGAAGTGGTGGAGCGCTACGCCAAGGGCGACGTGGTCCTGGTGGGACACTCGGTGGGTTCCACCATTGCCATGCTTGCCGCCGTGGCGCAGCCGGAACGCTTCGCCGGACAGGTCATGGTCAGCCCCTCGCCGTGCTTCATGAACGATGGCGACTATGTGGGCGGCTTCAACCCCGAAGATATCGACGGCCTGCTCGCGCTCATGAACCGGCACCTCGGTGAATTCACCGCCAAAGTGGCGCCCCTGATCATGGGCGCGCCCGGGCAGCCCGCCCTGCAAGCCGAGCTTGCAAGCCGTTTCGACCGCAACCATCCCGACATCATGCGCCATCTGGGCCGCGTCGTCTTCACTGCCGACCACCGCCAGGACGTGGCCCGATGCCGCATCCCCACCCTGATCTTGCAATGTACCGACGACATGATTGCGCCCATCGAAGTAGGGCAGTACCTGAACGCGCACCTGCCCGACAGCACCTTGCAGATCATTCCCAACGTCGGGCATTGTCCCCACATGAGCGTACCCGGCCCCAGTGGCGACGTGCTCAATGATTTCCTCCTGTCCCTGACCGTACGGGGCGTCCTTCCGGCGGCCGCCTGA
- a CDS encoding GGDEF and EAL domain-containing protein, whose amino-acid sequence MAWPAHNGEMAGRIRAHDWSATSLGSLSGWSHSLKAAVDMVLQMTMPAILSWGKEDILISNDACTRVDSLGKSTPFACRLRDCAPGNPNFFPHMRMARQRGIGSTCVDQPFWVKRDGGEGPAWFTLNYSPLHDEHGQVAGALAIFFDTTSRVLTERALRDSEQQLSAIFAHAHVGLSLISLEGAFLRVNEELCRMLGRSRDALLACGIAEVTHPDDLPNTLFNVGQLLATGVPRSLDKRYVRPDGTVVSANSSITRLQRGPQGGHVILAVTVDLTERRRAQDALAASEARFRALAEASSALIWQLDEHGHAIYFNPRHETLLGTPPSDLLGTGWAWVIHPQDRAPTLHAIRMAIETHQFVQRRMRVRFADGQWHWMEAQTAPWFKPDGSYAGHVGIAVDIDEAIRAQQELAFSNERLKLAIEGSGDGIWDWDLVARNVVYSERAREIFHLDQDNPEDPATFLDHCVHPEDRESIRAELRACLSGQKRSFRSEFRVATDDAPDSWRWVMTRATVVGSVDGRNTPQRMIGTVTDIAEKRRSEEIVWRHANHDLLTGLPNRRLFRDRLDLEIRKSQRSGLPLALLFIDLDRFKEANDLLGHTIGDQVLVEAARRICGCVRSSDTVARLGGDEFTAILAELDGAPHVDVVAEKINAALGEPFYLGNEVVYLSASIGVTLYPADAADAENLIRNADQAMYAVKNEGRNHFSYFTPSMQHEANERLRLISDLRVALATGQLQVHYQPIIDLATGKVSKAEALLRWEHPVLGMIEPVRFIGFAEETGLISEIGDWVFREAAWCAREWGRRLGTPFTVSINKSPVQFISRLNEVSWPDYLAELGLTGTSVSVEITEGVLLDASPIVSAKLLQYHDAGIKVAIDDFGTGYSSIAYLKKFAVDFLKIDQSFVRDIGGNGGDRAIVRSIIAMAHELGLQVIAEGIETVEQKEWLIEGQCDFGQGFLFSRAVPASEFERLLCAEL is encoded by the coding sequence CCGTTGACATGGTGCTGCAAATGACCATGCCCGCCATCCTCTCCTGGGGCAAGGAAGATATCCTCATCAGCAATGATGCCTGCACCCGCGTTGACAGCCTGGGCAAATCGACGCCCTTCGCCTGCCGGCTGCGTGACTGCGCCCCGGGCAACCCCAACTTCTTTCCCCACATGCGCATGGCGCGCCAGCGCGGGATCGGCTCCACCTGTGTCGACCAGCCGTTCTGGGTCAAGCGCGATGGCGGCGAGGGGCCAGCCTGGTTCACCCTCAACTACTCGCCCCTGCACGATGAGCATGGGCAGGTAGCGGGGGCACTGGCCATCTTTTTCGATACCACCAGCCGGGTCCTGACCGAACGGGCCCTGCGCGACAGCGAGCAGCAGCTGTCGGCCATCTTTGCCCATGCCCACGTGGGCCTGTCGCTCATTTCGCTGGAGGGGGCCTTCCTGCGCGTAAATGAAGAGCTGTGCCGCATGCTCGGGCGCAGCCGCGACGCGCTGCTGGCCTGCGGCATAGCCGAGGTCACCCATCCGGACGATTTGCCCAATACCTTGTTCAACGTGGGGCAATTGCTGGCCACGGGTGTGCCGCGCTCGCTGGACAAGCGCTATGTGCGTCCCGACGGCACCGTGGTATCGGCCAACAGCAGCATCACGCGCCTGCAGCGCGGCCCCCAGGGCGGGCACGTGATCCTGGCCGTCACGGTCGACCTGACCGAGCGGCGGCGGGCCCAGGATGCGCTGGCGGCCAGCGAAGCGCGCTTTCGCGCGCTGGCCGAAGCATCGTCGGCACTGATCTGGCAGCTTGACGAGCATGGCCACGCCATTTACTTCAACCCGCGCCACGAAACGCTGCTCGGCACGCCGCCGTCCGACCTGCTCGGCACGGGTTGGGCCTGGGTCATCCATCCCCAGGACCGGGCGCCGACCCTGCATGCCATCCGCATGGCCATTGAAACCCACCAGTTTGTACAGCGGCGCATGCGGGTGCGCTTTGCCGATGGCCAGTGGCACTGGATGGAAGCGCAGACCGCGCCCTGGTTCAAGCCCGACGGCAGCTATGCCGGCCACGTGGGCATTGCCGTCGACATTGACGAAGCCATCCGCGCCCAGCAGGAGCTGGCGTTCAGCAATGAGCGTCTCAAGCTGGCCATTGAAGGCTCGGGCGACGGGATCTGGGATTGGGACCTGGTGGCCCGCAACGTGGTGTATTCCGAGCGCGCGCGGGAAATTTTCCATCTGGACCAGGACAATCCGGAAGACCCGGCCACCTTTCTCGACCACTGCGTGCACCCGGAAGACCGCGAGAGCATCCGGGCCGAACTGCGGGCCTGCCTGTCTGGCCAAAAAAGGTCGTTTCGCAGTGAATTTCGGGTCGCCACCGACGACGCCCCCGACAGCTGGCGCTGGGTCATGACGCGCGCCACGGTGGTGGGCAGTGTGGACGGGCGCAATACGCCGCAGCGCATGATCGGCACGGTGACCGACATAGCTGAAAAGCGCCGCTCGGAAGAAATTGTCTGGCGCCATGCCAATCATGACTTGCTGACCGGCCTGCCCAACCGGCGCCTGTTCCGCGACCGGCTGGACCTGGAAATTCGCAAATCCCAGCGCAGCGGGCTGCCCCTGGCCCTGCTGTTCATTGACCTTGACCGCTTCAAGGAAGCCAACGACCTGCTTGGCCACACCATCGGCGACCAGGTGCTGGTGGAGGCGGCGCGCCGCATTTGCGGCTGCGTGCGCTCGTCCGATACGGTGGCGCGCCTGGGGGGCGATGAATTCACGGCCATCCTGGCCGAGCTGGACGGGGCACCCCACGTGGATGTCGTGGCCGAGAAAATCAATGCCGCCCTCGGTGAACCGTTCTACCTCGGCAACGAAGTGGTCTACCTGTCGGCCAGCATCGGTGTGACCCTGTACCCGGCCGATGCAGCTGATGCGGAAAACCTGATCCGCAACGCCGACCAGGCCATGTATGCCGTCAAGAACGAGGGGCGCAACCACTTCAGCTATTTCACGCCCTCCATGCAGCACGAGGCCAACGAGCGCCTGCGCCTGATCAGCGACTTGCGGGTGGCGCTGGCCACGGGCCAGCTGCAGGTGCACTACCAGCCGATCATCGACCTGGCCACGGGCAAGGTGAGCAAGGCAGAAGCGCTGCTGCGCTGGGAGCATCCCGTGCTGGGCATGATTGAGCCGGTGCGCTTTATCGGCTTTGCCGAAGAGACGGGGCTCATCAGCGAAATTGGCGACTGGGTATTTCGCGAGGCGGCGTGGTGCGCGCGGGAATGGGGCCGGCGCCTCGGTACGCCATTTACGGTCAGCATCAACAAGTCGCCCGTGCAATTCATTTCACGCTTGAACGAAGTCAGTTGGCCTGACTACCTGGCCGAACTGGGATTGACGGGAACCAGCGTATCGGTGGAAATCACGGAGGGCGTGCTGCTCGATGCCTCGCCCATTGTGTCGGCCAAGCTCTTGCAATACCATGATGCCGGCATCAAGGTGGCCATCGACGACTTTGGCACTGGCTATTCGTCCATTGCCTACTTGAAAAAGTTCGCGGTCGACTTTCTCAAGATCGATCAATCCTTTGTGCGCGACATTGGCGGCAATGGGGGCGACCGGGCCATTGTGCGCTCCATCATTGCCATGGCCCACGAACTTGGCCTGCAAGTCATTGCCGAAGGCATTGAGACAGTCGAGCAAAAGGAATGGCTGATCGAAGGCCAGTGCGACTTTGGCCAGGGCTTCCTGTTTTCCCGGGCGGTCCCGGCCAGCGAATTCGAGCGGCTGCTGTGTGCTGAACTCTGA